CTAATAAAAGGGCTGTTATAGTTTGTGTGTATctaataattctttttttttttcaatttaagtttgGTTAATTTGGCAAGTTGTTTCAGGAGTGAATTTATAAGTTTCAACAAAACATGTCAAAAGAAAGATCAATTCATGTATTGGTCACTTGTTACTTTGTGACAACAGTTTCAggccaaaaaaaatgaagaaataattttacaaaattttgtttcttGTATTTTGCAAGTTTTTCaactttcaatataaaacacaatGATCAACATCTGGATGCTATGTAACGATGATGGTCCAGTTCACGGATGAATTTACTAATTCAATATATCACacaaattcatttattaaaatcTAAGGTCCACctggtttatttattttgtgcaATACGCCAATTGATGTACAACTCTTGGAACTTGTCAAATCCAGCCAATACACCAGCGCCTGCCATTCCTCTGAGTACGTTGGCTCCTGCTCCCTTCATCAAGGACATGAATCCTTCGTTCTTGACAATGGTCATTGTGCAGTCAATTGATCCCTTGTATTTGACGGCCTCACCTGATGTCATCATCATTCTTCTTCTGATTGTGTCAATTGGGTATGACAAAAGTCCAGCACTAATTGTGACAACGTAGCCCAATGCAAATGACAGGAGCAAGTTGGCCTTGTCTCCCAAGAGCATTGGTTTAAGGGTGTCGAACAGACCGAAGTAGAATCCTCTGTAGACGACGATTCCTACACAAGAAATGACGAATCCTCTGTACAAACCTTGTACACCGTCTGATGCAATGGTTTTACGGTACACATCAACCATACCATTGAACTGGCGTTCACCACCGGTCTTTCCAGACTTGGCATCATTGGCTAATCTGGTTCTACAATAATCGAGTGAATAGACAAAGACAAGTGACATGGCACCAGCAGCTCCACCAGATGCAATATTTTTTGAGAATTTGGTTGCATTGGAATCATTCTTACTTGACTTGAATAGTGCCTTAATCTTGTCCTTGAATGCAAAGTTTAAAGCCTGAGTTGGAAAGTATCTGATGCAATTAGCCATGTTTCCTCTCCAAAATGGCAGAACACCTTCTGTTCTGTATGTACGCATTGTACAATCCATGACACCTTTGTATGGCTGTTCAAGTCTTCCAGTTCTAAGCATCTCATCTTGATTCTGTACAAGAAGCTTGATACGTTCTATTGGGGCAGCTGCTGTTTTGGATATAACGGCTGCAGCACCACTAAGGGCAAAGTTCTCAGCAAAACTTAATTGTTTAGACATCTGAAAATATAGAagaattacaatttaaaaactgctttaatttatgaaaagaatttgatataattttctaTAAAGTCCTTTCTCCTCCAGTCACTGTCTTCTGCATCATCATCAACTTTGcattattcataaaattgtaatgatcttaattttttaattttactagtCTACATGTAttagattatttaaaaattaaacatcagTAGGAGAATAAATACATGGACCTTAtacatcataaataaaaatctgACAAACAAAAGTgtttgtagaaaattaaatagaaatatatgatgTTGCGttctacaatgtatataatatttagtGTTGGGAATTGGGGAAATTAATAATtagatgttatttttttttttttataagagttGCATGTTGATGGCTCaaattcatgtacatgtataatgaattTAGCAGGTAGTAATCATAAAAAATCTGATGGATAATTGGATACCATAAGAAGAAATTACCAATATAAAAAGCACTGTTGACTTGCCTTTTGTGCGTTTAATGTACTGATTTTGATTCCTCATATTTATCCTTTTAGATTTtctattattatatatacatgtatattatcagaccaaatcaaaatttgaacttgattcATTAGCTTGTCATGATGAAACTAATATGTTGAAGCACAACAAAATAAGaggaaaactgattattttattttattttcttagtcCAAGGGCCAAAATTGTCAGACTGGAAAACAAAAGGAACAGGATCTGTAaattgtcatgataaaacaaaataccgAATATCAAATCATTAtcttcaaacatgaaaaaagtGTGGAAATCTGATGGACAGATTGAAACctaaagccccccccccccaccccttTTCATTGTTTAGGTGCTTAATATTAAATAAGGaatcatacccgtagccagggggtcGTACGAACCACCCCatggaaaacaaataagcactgttcaTTTCAAACGCTCTGtttgaattgtgactgttaaaagATTAGTTTGGGACtccaaatacccccccccccccttttccccttTTCCTTTTCAGAATTCCTGGCTACAGACCTAGGAATGATGGTTGTATGTTTTTCCTGTATGAAATAAGATACTATTCACTTTAACTGTGTCCATATATCACATAAGGCCAATtataaatgtgtgttttttcagtttaaaggtCAGTTGTGAAAAAACAGTGACCATTCATTTAATTACCCTTGGTTTGACCATGAACAAATgttcacaaaacaaaacaaacaaataccaGATTTTTATATCAGTCCAGAAATGGTagaacatatacatgtaaatgagcTATACAAATCAATGTGTGttgaattttaagatttttacttttaagagATCATAAACCTTTTTATTATATCTCTCTTACTTGGaacaagatttttaaattacagtacagaaaaagtaccaaAATAACGATTGAATGATACTTCTTGAAAATATATGGCATTTCAAAGGATGTGGTATTGCTCGTTCGAGTAAATGATGCGAAAACATATTTTCTGACAAGGTCAGActtatagcatttttttttacatctatcaGCTTGCAATAAGCTAAGAACAACTTAGCAGTTTGTTGTGTGTTCCTTTCTGATTAAACGAGTGCACACTATGTGAATTTCCGCATGATAAATTCCATAAATCCTAGGTAAAATtgcaaatgatatttttcaacACATTCAATGTCAACTTTTTGAGTACCGGTAAATATTCACCTTGAGCGAAATATTGTTagttatgaattaaaaaaaagtactgaTTAGAGAAAATGATGTCACGAAGGTATTCTTCAATTGCCTTCTACTATAAGCACTTACGATGGTGGTCTTTTGTGAAGAGAAGGTGGATTTCTCTTGAAGCTGAAGTTGCCGGTATCTACACACCACGGCTGGACGTGAAAAGGAGGTCGTATTGTGTGAACGTCATAAATGTCCCGGATTTTGTAGTTGCGCACATCAGAGTAAATATTTGGGGTTGCTTAGGGTGAACAATTTTCCTCTtcacaaaaaagtatatttcacGAATGTCCTAGAACAATTGAAACAAAATCGTTATACTCGTTAAataatgtaaacataaaataaaaaagaagaagattaaTATTATCACCAGCACCCTTTACGCAAAAAAGATCTTAGAGTGTCAATTTACCGTGGCAAAACTTGAAAAGAATATAACGtaacggtacccaaattgcacctattttgacagtttttccACCAgttcgtttttttatgatcaagaaaaaaatgctcatactgtgtttatttgtagccctatccttctttattgtatagatacgccaatttgatttttaatctatattgagtcaTACAAAACTGGGTTTGAAACAACCTCCAAACTACCCATAATTCTGTAacgaggagtacccaaattgcatctaTAGATGCTTAAATTTacatcgtcaaaagtctaataaccaagcttttgtttaattttttcaaatattttgaacaattgtatattagtccatgcttactcttcatattttacgaaatggcTTCtgataatatattgtatttgctaattttaaaaagatgacgttttgatgacgtcgcatggtgacgttttcgtacattttgctttttcagtaaacagtccatctgttgataaatactgtaaacgttttgtgtatatctaaatatgtttacctatgttaaAAGACGTGCATAGTAGCAAATcagtaaaatacaaattgtttagtctcttataaatcttgtaagatttccgATAGCTATcttttctaaataggtgcaatttgggtactcggtgcaatttgggtacccttacgttacgaaaaaaaaaacaccaataacTCTCTATAGATAAAGaaaagagtgcacacgctgaaatgtctcgcctttttaCTAATGaatgatattatgttgatagtcctaaatataaagctttattataactgtcacataaacctaacattgaccaatgaaccatgaaaatgaggtcaaggtaggATATGAACAATGCCAGGCAGACAATTTCCCCCATTTttccataaaacaaaaatcgttcaatgacctattgcttatagtttaagaaaaacagaccaaaacaaaaaaacttaacactgagcaataaaccgtgaaaatgaggtcaaagtcaaataacacctgtgcgactgacatatagatcattaaatatttccgtacaacaaatatagttgacctattgcaaataaattagaaaaaaaagaaccaaaaactaaaaaaactaaGCTTTGGTCACTTGAAAATGTGGCGGCAAGGTCAaaatcatataccaaatatagaagacctattgcatacagttgTAACCGGAAAGCACGTATCTACTCTACAAATTCATATCGTCACCACACACCCTGGCAATACTCCAGATAATCATCGTGGATTTTTTAATTGGCCGCCAAATGTAACCGGAGAGCACGTATCTACTCTGCAAATTCATATCGTCACCATCGGGATTCGAACCCCGGTCGTCTGTGTGACAGTCAGTGATTTAACTCACTGAGCCAAAGAATCGGTTCCCTAGCTCAGTTGATTAAGACTGGCTTTATATGTTCTACCTGTACTGAGGGGAAGCAACCCCGCTACTCAGTATAAGAAAACAGAGcccaaacacaaaaacttaactataaccactgaaccatgaaaaaaagatcagatgacacctgccagttggacatgttcaccttacaggCCTTCCATTCACCTAATATActagacatattgcttatagtatctgaggtatagacttgaccaccaaaacttaaccttgttctcagtctgatccatgaaatgagtgaaaactgtctgacgggaaTGAGggccttgcaaggtacgcacataccaaatatagttatccttttACTTACTATAacagagaatttaacattacaaaaaatattaactttttttcaaatagtcactgaaccatgaaaatgaggtcaaggacatgtgactgacggaaacctCGTAACATTATGATGAGGCATCTATAAACAATATGAAGCATctaggtcttccaccttctaaaacataaaagatgTTTTTAAAGAAGTAAGCTAATGCCGCCGCCGCCGCTGCCGGAGCACTACAAATAACTATGCAGAGCTTAAATTTCTgtgacaaaagtcgcaggctggACAAAAACTATAGACCTGTAAATGTGTTACcatgtattttgaaaatttatgaaaGAGCTATGATCAATCAGTAATGtaattcttaaataaacatttgCAACCACGTCTTTCGGCATTTAGGTCAGGTTTTGGTTGCCAAACTGCacttatcaaaataaaagaagacTGGAATCCAAATATTAAACAGCTCATGCCCGCGTGCAGTGCATGCATGTGGTGATTATGtctgtggttttttttgtgtgtgactGTTTTCGTTATGCATGTTTATCATTAACTTGATTTTTTGAAGTCGGCCGGACGGTCTCTTAACTTGTCTTGTACCTAGTATATCCGCTGTACCGATGATACACGGTGTATACAAATCTCTAAAGTTTATTCCATGTTCGAGTTTTCATAAATAGCCTCTACTTTGTTATACATCAGAAATAATTCTATGAAACCAATAATATACTATCGCTATCTTGAAGTAGAACAAAAACGTCCAAAAAAGTTATGTACATCTGAAACTACAATAACCGGCACAGGTGCGACTGTTATAATattactgatatttttttcaacttgaatacaatgtaggtgaaaatttgtatatatagtatagACAGAACATAACATATAAGGCGAAAATAACGATCTTAAATTTGTTCTAAATTTTCTACTCCATGAGATTTgtctttaatttatatatatatgttcttggtacataaaaaagCCACGAAATAGGAAAAAAATCGAATGGAAAAGACTAGTAGGAATAAGATCAAGGAATACAGGGAAAATGATTGTCATAATgaaaaaatggagaaaaaaacatCACTTCAATACATTGAGATACAGAATAATCCATTAAATGAAACTCAGAATATATGGAAAAGCgtaaaaaacaatagtaaaaaaaagttaacacaTCGTCCACGTTTATTGTTACCATAATGTTAACTTACTTGGCTTGAAAGTCATTCGTAACCCCATTATAGGCCTCAACAGTCTCCGTATTTAAAATTCGTGTCTGGACTCGAAACTATTCTAACAGGGTACCAGTGAAATGTAATAGAGAGCAACGGTTGCTTGTGGAACGATATGTAAGAAACAGTATAAAGTAAACTAATGTCTATTtagcatatttttaaagttcaagAACAGATTATTGAAGGTTAATAAtgtatttagaaaattaaaagcCAACGGTCAAGGAATagattatattttcaaaaaaaaaaaacacttctgGAAATCACCAATGAATAGTATAAAATTTCTTCCTTACTTTCACTTCGATAAAATcgctactttcactttcaacagTTCAAGACAACAATAGTTTTCTCCCACATGTTTCAgttatttcaaaacatgtatGTTACTTATACTGCCACATAatagtgaaattttaaaagcaaGCAAATCCCTAGAAGATATCCCCCACATAACTCTTGGGATATCTTGAggaaattaattgtggtcttgtaGATTAATATCTTTGGTCATCTCAACAAGATTTATTTTCTCACTTTTGCCGacgtttttattttcattgacaTGACACTTGCACCTTTAGTTTCTTGCATAAATATGTCATATCAGTTTATCACTCTTTTGTGCTGAAAAAGGAAAATATCATTCAGTATTAAGGATCCATTAAGATCAAAGAATTTCGTTTAAACGTagcaataaacataaatattccCATTAGTGGGGCAGATCCTCATAAATGAGTACTATCCTCACTAATGGGTAATATACCCTTAAAAAGGTATCAATTTCAGTGATCTGTTTGCATTGTTATGGGGTTTCATGGCTAaagcattaatatatataaagtgcctagaaaatcaacataaTGATGTAAGAGTAGATCTGATTCGTAACTTCCTCACCGAGTGGGGCCGGATATCATACATTTTCCCtttcagtttataaaaaaaatgagaactgTTAGTGTATAAAAAGATAATGGCCTTCATATATCCTATACACACATATTGTAGTCTTTATAAGTGAATACCACTTTCACTCTAATTCAgttattgtcagtttattgtttcACTATTGTACTATATGTATACTGTATGCCATATAACCATTGTCTATAAAATTGTATCCAGATGATATTTCACTCATGGTGTTTAGTCTTTCCACAAAacattgttatttaaatatgatttgCATCGTTAAATGCTGCATATAAGGACAATCTGCCTACTAAATTGCTTCGCTGAGTGCAGATGGATACTACCCCAGAGGTCCCACCATGAACAGTTGGGGTAAAATTTAACTCAATATTTGCACTTGATaaaggtctgaatttggattgtcaTTTAATATTTGACACACACTATATAGAAATAGGATcaaataggtttctgacacagaataactgCAGTCAAAGAACTTAGACTTGGATATatgatttcaatatatattcatttttttgcttttgtacACTATGCTGTTGCAAATTGACCACCAGtccaaaaaaatctttttttacacCCAcccttttttttgcaaaatataaatactatttgaagacattttcttttttttccaaaatctgaaatgagaaataaattGTTCGTCCCCTAgtttcttttttacaaattttgttatttgaccTTAAGATGTGTgcttatttgtatatttcttaTGTGGTCTAATAATTACCTTGAAATGCTAGGAGTTGAGGTCAACATTTTGGAACCTTCAACAAGTGCCAGCATTTGAAAAACTTTGAACCATGCAATAAATCATGACACACAGGTAAGACCGGTTTAACACTGTAAAAATCAACTGTTCAGTTTCTCAGATACTACATACTCTttgtaataggtcaactatactTGGTGAAGAGGGTGTTTTTAGTTAAACTTGTTTTACAGAATTCATATGTtattgaccttattttcatggtctATCTGTAAAATTTTCAGTTGTATTTTTCGTGATGAGACCAGTTTCTCATCTGTGTACCAGCTATTTTGAATATTCAGTAATTTCTACCCTAAGAAATATGAAGCTTTACACAAATAGTTTAAGACATAATCACTACCAAATTAGAAACCCTATTTTTATCTTCTGTAACTCTCACTGTACGTGATACAAGCATTGGAGAAGGAGATTTTGTTAACTTGCTCAGTTCTTATTACACAGCATTTTGTAATCAGTATAGCTGTTTGTTTCAGAACATGTGAAAGTttcattatcaaaaaaaattaaccactttcataatatttttatttacagacaATAGACAGTTCATTATGTCTACAACAAAGAGGTCCGCCAGAAAAAGTTCTACATCAATAGCCtctaaaatcagaaaaaaacttgACTCAAGTGATGTCCACAGTGAttctaaaactaaaaaaataatacctaAAGGAAATGAAGAACAATCCATCAAGTTGTCTAATGACCCAAATAAAAGTCAAGTGAAACAAATAAAGGAGTCTACTAGTGCTACGAAAGCTTTTGACTATACCTTCTATAACAGGCCATGTGAGGACCTTGTAAAGGCCTTACTTGGTAAGAAATTAGTACGTCAATCTGATAAAGGAGAGAGAATATGTGGTACCATTGTTGAAACAGAAGCCTACCTTGGACATCCAGACAAAGCAGCTCATTCATACAAAGGgaagacaaataaaaatgaagcaATGTTTATGGAGCCTGGAACAGCTTACGTTTACCACATTCATAGCTACTGTTGTATGAACATATCAAGTGAAGGTTTGTATTTTGCTAAagcttataattattttgacctTAAATACTAAAATGTCATAGTTATTCAGAGaatttttcaggttttttttttcaattttaatcaacaaaatgTAAAGTGGCTGTAAATTTGTTCAGGACttatataattgaaatatttgttgtgTGTACTAATGAAGtgactttgaatgttaaaaacaaaataatgaacttgtACCGACACATAGCTTTAAAGTATAACCATTATGAAATAAACACATAAAAGTTCATCTCCAATTTTCCATATAGGCAGTTAACTGCATTTGTAATTTATAGTCAGTGGCGGATACAGGGGTggggttccaggggttggaaccaCCCTTTTTtggggacgatcaatgcatttgaatgggagcatatagttggaacccccactttactctgggttgggaccccccctttttaaaatggctggatctgcccctgaaAGTAGcaattgttttattgatgtGTACCTTCAAGTTGCACTCTGAGAGCCAATATAACTTGTGTTTcctaaaaacagtaaaattgaataatagCAGCAAACAGATTTGCATTAAATCTATCAGTTGGTAAGcagatacaaacaaaaaatccatCCTTATACACATTTGAATGAACACAAGTTTTCTTATATCTGAAAGTTCacaataatttgtttaatttttaaaggggATGGTGCAGCTGTCCTTCTGAGAGCTTTGGAACCTGAAGAAAACATTCTAAGTATGAATAAACTACGACAAAAAAGAACTCCTGGAAAAACTTTCAAGTCACATGAACTTTGTAATGGTCCATCCAAACTGTGTCTATCTCTGGATGTCACTAAGGACCAAATAAACAAAGAAGACATGACAAAATCAACAAAGATATGGTTAGAAGATGGTGATGAAATAAAACCTGACAGAATTATTCATTGTAAAcgaataaatattaattatgcAGAAGAATGGGTTGATAAACCATTGAGATATTACATACAGGGTAATAAATGTGTTAGTAAATTAGATAAAGAGGCTGAAAAAGCAATGTAACATACATATTATGTGAAATTACAAGCAAATCAGAACTATTGTTGTATTGTTTAGAATTTCACTTAAACTATTTAACATaactgtatatatttataagatatcttgtcATCCTTTGCTCTAATATCAGTGGCTGTACTTCATAGATTTTAAACAGCAGAATCGTCAGCAATACAGGGAGACAGAATCTTGTTCAATGCCTAGAACAAACTGTATGTAATGTACATGGAGAAAAAACATAAGAAACATTTTAGTTTGTATTGAACTCAATATATTAATCAGCAAAAAACCCTCTCCCcctaagatttaaaaaaaaaaaattaataataataataaaaaaaaaaaaatgcaggatgCTGTGAATGAACAACAGTATATAATCATAAcacaatttatgtttttttcttcttctgaaaATAGCATAACACATTTCATT
The genomic region above belongs to Mytilus trossulus isolate FHL-02 chromosome 7, PNRI_Mtr1.1.1.hap1, whole genome shotgun sequence and contains:
- the LOC134725847 gene encoding uncharacterized protein LOC134725847, producing MSKQLSFAENFALSGAAAVISKTAAAPIERIKLLVQNQDEMLRTGRLEQPYKGVMDCTMRTYRTEGVLPFWRGNMANCIRYFPTQALNFAFKDKIKALFKSSKNDSNATKFSKNIASGGAAGAMSLVFVYSLDYCRTRLANDAKSGKTGGERQFNGMVDVYRKTIASDGVQGLYRGFVISCVGIVVYRGFYFGLFDTLKPMLLGDKANLLLSFALGYVVTISAGLLSYPIDTIRRRMMMTSGEAVKYKGSIDCTMTIVKNEGFMSLMKGAGANVLRGMAGAGVLAGFDKFQELYINWRIAQNK
- the LOC134725848 gene encoding uncharacterized protein LOC134725848, which produces MSTTKRSARKSSTSIASKIRKKLDSSDVHSDSKTKKIIPKGNEEQSIKLSNDPNKSQVKQIKESTSATKAFDYTFYNRPCEDLVKALLGKKLVRQSDKGERICGTIVETEAYLGHPDKAAHSYKGKTNKNEAMFMEPGTAYVYHIHSYCCMNISSEGDGAAVLLRALEPEENILSMNKLRQKRTPGKTFKSHELCNGPSKLCLSLDVTKDQINKEDMTKSTKIWLEDGDEIKPDRIIHCKRININYAEEWVDKPLRYYIQGNKCVSKLDKEAEKAM